One window of the Silurus meridionalis isolate SWU-2019-XX chromosome 24, ASM1480568v1, whole genome shotgun sequence genome contains the following:
- the LOC124378123 gene encoding microfibril-associated glycoprotein 4-like isoform X2, with protein MMFLVFSVVSVFGVLPTLVESTPVSQDGLPTDCSDVYASGQKVSGVYTIYPTADTPVQVYCDMGCLGSKAEDGFWTVIQRRMDGSVNFYRPWEHYKKGFGDKYGEYWLGLENIYQLTHKRKYELKVDLQDFDGATAFARYSSFSIDSEAEGYKLHVSGFINGSAGDSLALHNGQKFSTFDKDQDSNANGNCAKSYLGAFWYNNCHQANPNGIYLWGRDGTLFAIGDVWYTWKTYDYGLKSIAMKIRPVAE; from the exons ATGATG ttctTGGTGTTTTCGGTGGTCTCTGTGTTCGGTGTTCTGCCCACGCTGGTTGAAAGTACTCCTGTTTCTCAGGATGGTCTTCCAACAGACTGCTCTGATGTTTATGCTAGCGGGCAAAAAGTCAGTGGCGTGTACACAATCTACCCTACAGCAGATACACCTGTCCAGGTCTACTGTGATATGGGCTGTCTGGggagcaaagctgaagatgggtttTGGACG GTGATTCAGAGGAGAATGGACGGCAGTGTGAACTTCTACAGACCATGGGAACACTACAAGAAAGGGTTTGGGGACAAGTATGGAGAATACTGGCTGG GATTAGAAAACATCTACCAGCTCACACACAAGAGGAAATACGAGCTGAAGGTGGACCTGCAGGACTTTGATGGAGCAACAGCTTTCGCTCGCTATTCCTCCTTCTCTATAGACTCTGAAGCTGAAGGCTACAAACTGCATGTTAGTGGTTTCATCAACGGAAGTGCAG GTGATTCTCTGGCTCTCCACAATGGACAGAAATTCTCCACCTTTGATAAAGACCAGGACTCGAATGCAAATGGGAACTGTGCTAAATCCTACCTCGGGGCTTTTTGGTACAACAACTGCCACCAAGCTAATCCTAACGGGATTTACCTGTGGGGACGGGATGGGACTCTGTTTGCCATCGGAGATGTTTGGTACACCTGGAAAACCTATGATTATGGTCTCAAGTCCATCGCTATGAAGATCAGACCTGTAGCAGAATGA
- the LOC124378123 gene encoding microfibril-associated glycoprotein 4-like isoform X1, which yields MMESHSFLVFSVVSVFGVLPTLVESTPVSQDGLPTDCSDVYASGQKVSGVYTIYPTADTPVQVYCDMGCLGSKAEDGFWTVIQRRMDGSVNFYRPWEHYKKGFGDKYGEYWLGLENIYQLTHKRKYELKVDLQDFDGATAFARYSSFSIDSEAEGYKLHVSGFINGSAGDSLALHNGQKFSTFDKDQDSNANGNCAKSYLGAFWYNNCHQANPNGIYLWGRDGTLFAIGDVWYTWKTYDYGLKSIAMKIRPVAE from the exons ATGATGGAAAGTCACAGT ttctTGGTGTTTTCGGTGGTCTCTGTGTTCGGTGTTCTGCCCACGCTGGTTGAAAGTACTCCTGTTTCTCAGGATGGTCTTCCAACAGACTGCTCTGATGTTTATGCTAGCGGGCAAAAAGTCAGTGGCGTGTACACAATCTACCCTACAGCAGATACACCTGTCCAGGTCTACTGTGATATGGGCTGTCTGGggagcaaagctgaagatgggtttTGGACG GTGATTCAGAGGAGAATGGACGGCAGTGTGAACTTCTACAGACCATGGGAACACTACAAGAAAGGGTTTGGGGACAAGTATGGAGAATACTGGCTGG GATTAGAAAACATCTACCAGCTCACACACAAGAGGAAATACGAGCTGAAGGTGGACCTGCAGGACTTTGATGGAGCAACAGCTTTCGCTCGCTATTCCTCCTTCTCTATAGACTCTGAAGCTGAAGGCTACAAACTGCATGTTAGTGGTTTCATCAACGGAAGTGCAG GTGATTCTCTGGCTCTCCACAATGGACAGAAATTCTCCACCTTTGATAAAGACCAGGACTCGAATGCAAATGGGAACTGTGCTAAATCCTACCTCGGGGCTTTTTGGTACAACAACTGCCACCAAGCTAATCCTAACGGGATTTACCTGTGGGGACGGGATGGGACTCTGTTTGCCATCGGAGATGTTTGGTACACCTGGAAAACCTATGATTATGGTCTCAAGTCCATCGCTATGAAGATCAGACCTGTAGCAGAATGA